The genomic DNA AGCCAATTATAGAAGGTGCTGTTAATTCTAAATCTTACACAGTTCAATTAGAAGCGATGGATTCTGCTTCTTCTCCGTTTATTATTACGGTTCCAGAATTTATGCGTAGAATGAAAGAGATGCAAGCTTCTGGTGGTGGAGGTGGCATGATGGGAATGGGTAATTTTCCTGACATGTATAATTTAGTGGTAAACACAAATAGCCCTTTAGTTTCTGAAATCTTAAATAATAAAGATGAAGCAGCACAGAAGCATCTAATTTCTCAAGCTTTTGATTTGGCAAAATTATCTCAGAACCTTTTACATGGTGAAGAGTTAACCAAGTTTATCAAACGTTCTTACGAATTGATTAAATAGTTCATAGCAAATTCTTACATATATTAAAAAAACGTCATTAAGAGTAAGAATAACTAAGTAATCTACTTTTTAATAATAAGATTGCATTACTACATTCGAAATGACTTATAAAACCAAAACCTCTTTGTTAATTCAAAGAGGTTTTTAGTTTGTAAGAATTACTTCTAACTCATTAAAAAAATAACCAAACTTCTTTTAAAGCAGAATTTTATCAACTAGAAAATAAATAGTAATTTTATCTTTTTAAAATATAAAATTATGAAGTGGAGAGGAAATAGAAAAAGTTCTAATGTAGATGACCGAAGAGGCGCCTCTTCTGGAAGAAGTTCTGGTGGTTTAAACCCAATGTTAATCGGTTTAATCTTAAAATTAGTTACATCAAAAAAAGGATTAGTTATTATAGCCATTGTTGGTGCTGTAATGTACTTTACAGGTACAAACCCTTTAAATTTACTTACAGGAAACACCAATAATCAAATACAATCTTCAGGTTCTTATAAAGGAACCCCAGAAGAAAAGGACTTGGTAGATTTAACCAAACGTGTTTTAATAAGTACAGAAGATGTTTGGAATAAATTAATTCCCAATTACAAAGAGCCAATTTTAGTACTTTTTACGGGTTCTGTAAACTCTGCTTGTGGTTCTGCTTCTAGTGCAACTGGACCTTTTTATTGTCCTGGTGATGATAAGTTATATATAGATTTAAGCTTCTTTCAAGAAATGAGTAGAAAACTAAATGCTCCTGGAGATTTTGCACAAGCCTACGTAATTGCTCATGAAGTTGGTCACCATATACAGAATATTACAGGAATAAACAGACAAGTACAACAACTTCGTGGTAAAGTTAGCCAAACGGAATACAACAGGTATTCTGTAATGTTAGAATTACAGGCAGATTTTTACGCTGGTGTTTGGGCACATCACTCTCAAAAAACAGATTTAATCTTAGAACCTGGTGATTTACAAGAAGCACTTAATGCTGCCAATGCTATTGGAGATGATCGTTTACAAAAACAGTCTACAGGTCGCGTTGTACCAGATTCTTTTACACATGGTACTTCTGCTCAAAGAATGCGTTGGTTTAAAAAAGGCTATGAAACAGGTGATGTAAATCAAGGTGATACTTTTAACGCAGATTCTTTATAAGCAACCAAACAGCATGATTCAAATTAAAAAAGCAAAAATTAAAGATGTAAAAGCGCTCTCTATAGTTGGCAAAAAAGCATTTTTTACGCCTCATAAAGAAGTAATTCCTAAAGAAATTATGAAGACGTACTTAGAAAACAGTTTTAGTGAAGAGAACTTAGTAAAGGAAATTACAAACCCAGATTATCAATATAATTTAATTTACGTTAAGGACGATTTAGCTGGTTTTTCAAAAATAATTATCAACCAAGAAAACGAAAACATACACAATACAAATATAACCAAGATGGAACGCTTGTATTTAGTGGAAGACTTTTATGGCTTGGGTTTAGGAAAAAAATTGTTTCAACACAATTTAAAATTAGTAAAACAGCAAAACCAAAAAGGCATTTGGTTGTATGTTTGGATAAAAAATGACAGAGCTCTTGCCTTTTATAAAAAAGCAGGGTTTAAAAAAATTGCTTCTTACGACTTCCCTATTTCCGATACAGAAACAAGAATAAATGATGTTTTATATTTAGAATTTTAGCTTAAAAATATCCTTCACAATGTAAAAAAATAAGTTAAAAAAGATATGAATGCATACTTTTTTAACTATTAATCGTAATATTGCAATAAATAAATTGAAATAAGTTTAACTAAATCAGAAATATTTACAGAACAACAAAATAAAATTGCTGCTAAAAAATAAAATTATGAAACTATCAGAAATTAAAGATCACTTAAAAGGTTTAGAGAAAATAGGCTTTCAATTACCAAATGGAGAAATGGTTAAACCACACTTTCACGTTACAGAAGTTGGTAAAAT from Polaribacter sp. ALD11 includes the following:
- a CDS encoding GNAT family N-acetyltransferase; the encoded protein is MIQIKKAKIKDVKALSIVGKKAFFTPHKEVIPKEIMKTYLENSFSEENLVKEITNPDYQYNLIYVKDDLAGFSKIIINQENENIHNTNITKMERLYLVEDFYGLGLGKKLFQHNLKLVKQQNQKGIWLYVWIKNDRALAFYKKAGFKKIASYDFPISDTETRINDVLYLEF
- a CDS encoding neutral zinc metallopeptidase — protein: MKWRGNRKSSNVDDRRGASSGRSSGGLNPMLIGLILKLVTSKKGLVIIAIVGAVMYFTGTNPLNLLTGNTNNQIQSSGSYKGTPEEKDLVDLTKRVLISTEDVWNKLIPNYKEPILVLFTGSVNSACGSASSATGPFYCPGDDKLYIDLSFFQEMSRKLNAPGDFAQAYVIAHEVGHHIQNITGINRQVQQLRGKVSQTEYNRYSVMLELQADFYAGVWAHHSQKTDLILEPGDLQEALNAANAIGDDRLQKQSTGRVVPDSFTHGTSAQRMRWFKKGYETGDVNQGDTFNADSL